The sequence AAGCAAGGACGCAGACCAACATCGGCGGTCTGCTATGATACCCAGACAGGTTAAAGAAATCCTCGAGGAGATGAGAGAGGAACGGATCAGAGGCGCCAGCTGGCTCGCTAAGAGGGGCGCGGAGGCATATCTCTTTCTCTCAGAGGTTCTGGAAGGAGAAGATCTCAAAAGGGCCCTTACGGAAATGCAGAGAGAAGTGCCCGCAGTAAACCCAACCATGGCCTCCCTCTACAACCTTTCCCGCTTTATCCCGATAACCTCTTCCCCCGAACTCGTGAGAGCGCGCGCCCTGGAGTTTCTGAAGCTTATTGATGAGGCCAAGAGGGAAATCGGGAACATAGGGAGCGAGCTCATAGACGATGGAGACACCATAATTACTCACTCCTTCTCATCTGCCGTGCTCGAAGTACTGCGCTCGGCCAAGAAAAAGGAAAAAAAGTTCAGAGTAATCCTGACGGAAAGCTCTCCTGACTACGAGGGCATAGCCCTAGCAAACGAGCTGGACTCCCTCGGGATTCCCCACGAGGTTATAACCGACGCCCAGATCGGGCTCTTTGCAAAAAGAGCAACGCTTGCACTCGTCGGAGCAGACAACGTGACGAGGGACGGGGCAATCCTCAACAAAGCCGGAACCTACCTTCTCGCACTGGCGTGCCATGACGCAGGGGTTCCGTTCTATGTCGCAGCGGAGAGCTTCAAGTTCCACCCCGAACTGAACGCAGAAGACGTGGAGATCGTAGAGAGGCCATACCACCGCCAGGGCCACAGGGTAAGGAACTATCTCTTCGACGTTACCTCGTGGAAATACATCCGAGGAATAATTACCGAGCTGGGAATTTTAGTGCCTCCAAAGGAGATATAAAGAGGGCCTCAAAGGAGCCTCTCAACTTCGTCCCAGAGCCTCTCGGCGAGCTCGCGCTTGTTCATTCTGGGCAGTTTCTTTGTAAAGTCCCTGCCCACGAGTAGAACCTCGTTTTCGTCGCTTCCGAAGGCTTTGAGCGTGTTGGCCACCACCAGGTCGCTTCCCGCCCTTTCGATCTGCTTTCTAGCGGCTTCTACGAGCTCCTCCTCGCTTAGGCCCGTCTCCGCCTTGAATCCAACGAGGAAAACATCAGACTGAAGCTCCTTAACGCGGTCTATTATCTTCGGCGTGGGTTTGAGCTCAAGGGTGAGCTCTTTTCCGCTCTTGATCTTCTTATCCGCCTTGTTCTTGACGCGGAAGTCGCTAACGGCCGCGGCCAGGACAACCACGTCGTACTTCTTGCTCCTTAGCTCGTCCTCTATCGCTTGGAACATCTCCTCGACGGTCTCAACTTCGATCTGGTTCTCCACGAAGCTGGGGACGCTTCCTTTAGTCCTGATGAGCGTGACCTCTGCTCCCCTGAAGTCAGCTTCCTCTGCAATGGCAACGCCCATCTTCCCGCTGCTCGCGTTGGTTATGTAGCGGATTGGGTCTATGTACTCCCTTGTTGCACCAGCCGTTACAAGGACGCGCTTCCCTTCGAGGGTCTTGGGGTGGAGCTTTTTGATGACGCGGTAGACTATCTCGTCTATGGAAGCGACCTTCGCTTTTCCTTCCTCAAATCTCGGCCCTATGAACTCCACACCGAGCCTCTTGAGCTTCTCGATGTTCTCTCTAACTATCGGGTGCTCGTACATTGTGGAGTGCATCGCAGGGGCAATCATGATCGGAGTGTGGGCGAAGGCAGTTGTCACGAGGGTCGTGACTGGGGTATCATCTATCCCATTGGCGATCTTACCTATCGTGTTGGCAGTTGCGGGGCAGACGAGTACCAGGTCTGCCTTGTTCTCGTGCTCTCCGACCAGTTCAACGTGCTCCACGAAGCCAGTGATTTCCGTCACTACTGGGTTCCCAGTTGCGAACTCCATAGCGTAGGGGTGGATTATTTTTTGCGCGCTCTCGCTCATGACCGCGTGGACTTCGGCGCCATGCCGTATCAATTCGCGGGCAAGCTTGACGCACTCGACGGCAGCTATACTTCCAGGGATTGCTAGGACTATTTTCTTTCCAACAAGTTTTCTGCTCTTAGTTGCATAGATTAGTTTGACATGGTGAAGCATTGGAACCACCAGAAAAAGTAGGCCGTTCCTCGTTAAAAACTTCTTCATTGGGTTCTCAACCAGGTGAACTCGCGCTCAAGCAGTTTTAATTCCCTCTCATCTAGAGCTTTATCATCCATGACCAAGATTAGCAACGCATTTTGGCCAGAAGATTGTCCTTAAGATTAGTAAGAAATTTAAAGACCGTCTCAAAGCCGTTCTCAAGAATCAGGTACTCAATCCCCTCAATAATCACAGCGGTATCTTTGTCGGTTTTATCCACTATGTACTGCATAAGA is a genomic window of Thermococcus guaymasensis DSM 11113 containing:
- a CDS encoding translation initiation factor eIF-2B alpha/beta/delta subunit family protein (eIF-2BA; catalyzes the binding of GTP to IF2) produces the protein MIPRQVKEILEEMREERIRGASWLAKRGAEAYLFLSEVLEGEDLKRALTEMQREVPAVNPTMASLYNLSRFIPITSSPELVRARALEFLKLIDEAKREIGNIGSELIDDGDTIITHSFSSAVLEVLRSAKKKEKKFRVILTESSPDYEGIALANELDSLGIPHEVITDAQIGLFAKRATLALVGADNVTRDGAILNKAGTYLLALACHDAGVPFYVAAESFKFHPELNAEDVEIVERPYHRQGHRVRNYLFDVTSWKYIRGIITELGILVPPKEI
- the coaBC gene encoding bifunctional phosphopantothenoylcysteine decarboxylase/phosphopantothenate--cysteine ligase CoaBC; protein product: MLHHVKLIYATKSRKLVGKKIVLAIPGSIAAVECVKLARELIRHGAEVHAVMSESAQKIIHPYAMEFATGNPVVTEITGFVEHVELVGEHENKADLVLVCPATANTIGKIANGIDDTPVTTLVTTAFAHTPIMIAPAMHSTMYEHPIVRENIEKLKRLGVEFIGPRFEEGKAKVASIDEIVYRVIKKLHPKTLEGKRVLVTAGATREYIDPIRYITNASSGKMGVAIAEEADFRGAEVTLIRTKGSVPSFVENQIEVETVEEMFQAIEDELRSKKYDVVVLAAAVSDFRVKNKADKKIKSGKELTLELKPTPKIIDRVKELQSDVFLVGFKAETGLSEEELVEAARKQIERAGSDLVVANTLKAFGSDENEVLLVGRDFTKKLPRMNKRELAERLWDEVERLL
- a CDS encoding DUF835 domain-containing protein, with protein sequence MFEELRIPTLWITKVRGENTVEPTRLAPLMQYIVDKTDKDTAVIIEGIEYLILENGFETVFKFLTNLKDNLLAKMRC